In one Modestobacter sp. L9-4 genomic region, the following are encoded:
- a CDS encoding NUDIX hydrolase encodes MAGTGGRQRPGRRLRRVDETSAGGLVVADDELTGPRAALIGRTDRRGRLLWSLPKGHIEEGETPEDTAVREVAEETGIVGEVVAPLGIIDFWFVADGRRVHKTVHHFLLRATGGALSDEDVEVTEVAWVPLTELGGRLAYADERALVERAPGLLADSA; translated from the coding sequence ATGGCTGGGACGGGCGGGCGACAGCGCCCCGGCCGCCGACTGCGCCGGGTCGACGAGACCTCGGCCGGCGGCCTGGTGGTCGCCGACGACGAGCTGACCGGTCCCCGTGCCGCGCTCATCGGGCGCACCGACCGGCGTGGCCGCCTCCTCTGGTCCCTGCCCAAGGGGCACATCGAGGAGGGCGAGACGCCCGAGGACACCGCCGTCCGCGAGGTCGCGGAGGAGACCGGCATCGTCGGTGAGGTCGTCGCGCCGCTGGGCATCATCGACTTCTGGTTCGTCGCCGACGGGCGCCGGGTGCACAAGACCGTGCACCACTTCCTGCTGCGGGCCACCGGCGGTGCGCTGTCGGACGAGGACGTGGAGGTCACCGAGGTGGCCTGGGTGCCGCTCACCGAACTGGGCGGCAGGCTGGCCTACGCCGACGAGCGCGCCCTGGTGGAGCGCGCGCCGGGCCTGCTGGCCGACAGCGCGTGA
- a CDS encoding DUF6049 family protein codes for MSRRAAGRADGRPPGLDVASCTSSSGLSPSGSSSSGLASSGLRTSWAPGLRVAGRAAALGAVLTVLTGVVGLPPAQAAPDDRDRAAAAAAEQLTRPVRVVVDRLDPRTVTPGATIELGVTLVNEGTTPYRDLSMRLQRGDVLRTRAGLDAELDTAETSGATAAAPWHELEGDLAPGASRQFTYSTTTDELQLSEDGVYPVLVNVNGQGPGGAQERVGELATQLVSQVAEPARQTSVAWLWPITDRPHRDPAGAFVDDDLAASVAEGGRLDRALDVLDRLPRPSPEQPDRRTVPVTLAVDPALLEELAVMAAGPYRVGDADGTGTTDAARLLERLRAAAATSVVALPYADVDADALVAAGGSAVVTRALPGTDEGTARQPGVPGSTDATTGSAGAAIIRDVLGVDPRTDVAWPVDGAVRADTLDVLRSGGARTVVLAEGSLTDGARAVGAEGGAAVPASTLPTADGPVTALVADQRLADLVTDATPGSDTGRLTEQSFLAELGALATQPAEAPSTLLVVPPRLVDPDPTTVAQMMADTAGERWLGAVPVPDLAGAGAEDDAATAGPAGDLVPAAGTDTPLPADDVAAIVQTAHDRDDFVEAVSAPTDVVDGYDAALARAAAAGWREDLTAFGDGVVRLRDTIDTLRRQVALVAPVDGTYSLASQDAPLVLTVRNDLPFPITVRLELRARGNVQLTTEDVTATLEPDSRRQLEVPARVQQSGGFAVTARLKTPGGQLLGDEVRMQVRSTAYGPITLGLTIGAAALLGLLFLRRAVLFVLARRRGDATGDPSPAQGAGAPPTRSPV; via the coding sequence GTGAGCAGGCGGGCCGCCGGCCGCGCCGACGGCCGCCCCCCGGGCCTCGACGTCGCCTCCTGCACCTCGTCGTCCGGGCTCTCGCCGTCCGGCTCCTCGTCGTCCGGGCTCGCGTCGTCCGGGCTCCGGACCTCCTGGGCACCCGGGCTCCGCGTCGCCGGGCGCGCCGCCGCCCTCGGCGCCGTGCTGACCGTGCTGACCGGCGTGGTCGGCCTGCCGCCGGCCCAGGCGGCGCCGGACGACCGGGACCGCGCCGCTGCTGCTGCTGCCGAGCAGCTCACCCGGCCGGTGCGGGTGGTCGTCGACCGGCTGGACCCCCGCACGGTGACCCCGGGGGCGACGATCGAGCTCGGCGTCACCCTGGTCAACGAGGGCACCACCCCCTACCGCGACCTGTCGATGCGGCTGCAGCGCGGGGACGTGCTGCGCACCCGGGCCGGCCTGGACGCCGAACTGGACACCGCCGAGACGAGCGGCGCCACCGCCGCCGCGCCCTGGCACGAGCTGGAGGGCGACCTGGCCCCCGGCGCGTCGCGGCAGTTCACCTACTCGACCACCACCGACGAGCTCCAGCTCAGTGAGGACGGCGTCTACCCGGTGCTGGTGAACGTCAACGGCCAGGGCCCCGGCGGCGCGCAGGAGCGGGTGGGGGAGCTGGCCACCCAGCTGGTCTCCCAGGTCGCCGAGCCGGCCCGGCAGACCTCGGTGGCCTGGCTCTGGCCGATCACCGACCGGCCGCACCGCGATCCCGCCGGGGCCTTCGTCGACGACGACCTGGCCGCCTCCGTGGCCGAGGGCGGGCGGCTCGACCGCGCGCTCGACGTCCTCGACCGGCTGCCCCGGCCGTCGCCCGAGCAGCCCGACCGCCGGACCGTGCCGGTGACCCTCGCCGTCGACCCGGCGCTGCTCGAGGAGCTCGCGGTCATGGCCGCCGGCCCCTACCGCGTCGGTGACGCCGACGGCACCGGCACCACCGACGCCGCCCGGCTGCTCGAGCGGCTGCGGGCCGCGGCGGCCACGTCGGTCGTCGCCCTGCCCTACGCCGACGTGGACGCCGACGCGCTGGTCGCCGCCGGGGGCTCCGCCGTGGTGACCCGCGCCCTGCCGGGCACCGACGAGGGCACCGCCCGCCAGCCCGGGGTGCCGGGCAGCACCGACGCCACCACCGGCAGCGCCGGAGCCGCGATCATCCGCGACGTGCTCGGCGTCGACCCGCGCACCGACGTCGCCTGGCCGGTCGACGGCGCAGTGCGCGCGGACACCCTGGACGTGCTGCGCTCGGGCGGGGCGCGCACCGTCGTGCTCGCCGAGGGCTCGCTGACCGACGGCGCCCGGGCCGTCGGCGCCGAGGGCGGCGCCGCGGTGCCGGCCAGCACGCTGCCCACCGCGGACGGGCCGGTGACCGCCCTGGTCGCCGACCAGCGACTCGCCGACCTGGTGACCGACGCGACCCCCGGCTCGGACACCGGACGGCTGACCGAGCAGAGCTTCCTGGCCGAGCTCGGCGCGCTGGCCACCCAGCCGGCCGAGGCGCCCTCGACGCTGCTCGTCGTCCCGCCGCGCCTGGTCGACCCCGACCCGACGACGGTGGCGCAGATGATGGCCGACACCGCGGGCGAGAGGTGGCTGGGCGCCGTCCCGGTGCCCGACCTGGCCGGCGCGGGTGCCGAGGACGACGCCGCGACCGCCGGCCCGGCCGGCGACCTGGTGCCCGCGGCCGGCACCGACACCCCGCTGCCCGCCGACGACGTGGCGGCGATCGTGCAGACGGCGCACGACCGCGACGACTTCGTGGAGGCCGTCAGCGCGCCCACCGACGTCGTGGACGGGTACGACGCCGCCCTGGCACGGGCCGCCGCCGCCGGCTGGCGCGAGGACCTGACCGCCTTCGGCGACGGCGTCGTGCGGCTGCGCGACACGATCGACACCCTCCGCCGCCAGGTCGCGCTGGTCGCGCCGGTCGACGGCACCTACAGCCTCGCCTCCCAGGACGCCCCGCTGGTGCTCACCGTGCGCAACGACCTGCCCTTCCCGATCACGGTCCGGCTGGAGCTGCGCGCCCGCGGCAACGTGCAGCTGACCACCGAGGACGTCACCGCCACCCTCGAGCCGGACTCCCGCCGCCAGCTGGAGGTGCCGGCCCGGGTCCAGCAGTCCGGTGGCTTCGCCGTCACCGCCCGGCTGAAGACCCCCGGCGGGCAGCTGCTGGGCGACGAGGTGCGGATGCAGGTGCGCAGCACCGCCTACGGCCCGATCACCCTGGGCCTCACGATCGGTGCCGCCGCCCTGCTCGGCCTGCTGTTCCTCCGCCGGGCCGTGCTCTTCGTGCTCGCCCGCCGCCGCGGGGACGCCACCGGCGACCCGTCGCCGGCCCAGGGCGCGGGCGCGCCGCCCACCCGGAGCCCGGTGTGA
- the murJ gene encoding murein biosynthesis integral membrane protein MurJ, which produces MSSGPRAGSPEHQRADDGSRRPADEQRGSTPVDRPRTDGAGRPPARPDRPAPAVPLPPPPYKGARGAAPAAPTPAGPVVPVPPPARDVPAPAVPAPAVPARDVPARDVPARDGGSVGDPVRDQGRPGAPAPSRDRGAPRPLPLPPNYPSVRPPEAGVRTGTELPRVPPPARRPADAPAADGLPPVVPRRRTDLPPVPPPTRVRRFVPGPDDTQLIPAFPPVRQVDEDDEEVVEREGPPGGSKGILRAAGTMAVATLVSRLTGLLRTVVIAAALGVGLVNDAYNTANTLPNLVYELLLGGVLSSVVVPLLVQAQVRDRDGGVGYTQRLMTVATVGLLVITGIGVLGAPLLTKLADISGDADQVSLANWLARLLLLEIVFYGLGALAAAVLNSRGVFGAPAWAPVLNNVVVIATGALFIAASGPGDLTPVTISDYQVWLLGIGTTAGIAVQSLVLLPLLRKAGVPLRPRWGLRGTGLGEAGSLGMWVVAYAAISQVGVIIAMRVANSAGRQGELGSSAFAIASLLFQMPYGIIGVALLTALLPRMSRAAARQDLDGVVADLTLGTRLSATGLLPVTALLVVLGPAVATAAFGWGRTSADEAHSIGVALAWGAFGLLPMAITLLQLRVFYAMKDARTPTFIQLAMVAVRVPLLLLVPALVSPAHVVAGLMIATSTTYLMGWLAGSIALHRKLGVRAGPDAGRTVARMTLVSVAAGVLGWAAVSLAGRSLGESVPGSLGTVVLGTVVIGSAVVAGAVVVGVPEVRDGMAGVRARLGRSR; this is translated from the coding sequence GTGAGCAGCGGACCCCGGGCCGGTTCCCCGGAGCACCAGCGCGCCGACGACGGCTCCCGCCGACCGGCCGACGAGCAACGCGGCTCCACGCCCGTCGACCGTCCCCGCACCGACGGCGCCGGGCGCCCGCCCGCACGCCCGGACCGCCCCGCCCCGGCCGTGCCGCTGCCCCCGCCGCCGTACAAGGGCGCCCGCGGCGCCGCTCCCGCGGCGCCCACCCCCGCCGGCCCGGTGGTGCCCGTGCCCCCGCCGGCCCGCGACGTCCCCGCACCCGCCGTCCCGGCACCCGCTGTCCCCGCCCGCGACGTCCCCGCCCGCGACGTCCCGGCCCGGGACGGCGGGTCCGTCGGGGACCCGGTCCGCGACCAGGGCCGGCCGGGTGCACCCGCGCCGTCGCGGGACCGGGGTGCACCGCGCCCGCTGCCGCTGCCGCCGAACTACCCCTCCGTCCGGCCGCCGGAGGCCGGTGTGCGCACCGGCACCGAGCTGCCCCGCGTCCCCCCTCCGGCCCGCCGGCCCGCGGACGCGCCGGCCGCCGACGGCCTGCCCCCGGTCGTGCCCCGGCGGCGGACCGACCTGCCCCCCGTGCCGCCGCCGACGCGCGTCCGGCGGTTCGTCCCCGGTCCCGACGACACCCAGCTCATCCCCGCCTTCCCGCCGGTCCGGCAGGTCGACGAGGACGACGAGGAGGTCGTCGAGCGCGAGGGGCCGCCCGGCGGCAGCAAGGGGATCCTCCGGGCCGCCGGCACCATGGCGGTCGCGACCCTGGTCAGCCGGCTCACCGGGCTGCTCCGCACGGTGGTCATCGCCGCCGCGCTGGGCGTGGGCCTGGTCAACGACGCCTACAACACCGCGAACACCCTGCCCAACCTGGTCTACGAGCTGCTGCTGGGCGGCGTGCTGTCCTCCGTCGTCGTCCCGCTGCTGGTGCAGGCCCAGGTGCGCGACCGGGACGGCGGCGTCGGCTACACCCAGCGGCTGATGACCGTCGCGACCGTCGGCCTGCTGGTCATCACCGGCATCGGCGTGCTGGGCGCACCCCTGCTCACGAAGCTCGCCGACATCAGCGGCGACGCCGACCAGGTGTCCCTGGCGAACTGGCTGGCCCGGCTGCTGCTGCTGGAGATCGTCTTCTACGGGCTGGGTGCGCTGGCCGCGGCGGTGCTGAACTCCCGCGGGGTCTTCGGCGCCCCGGCGTGGGCGCCCGTGCTCAACAACGTGGTGGTCATCGCCACCGGTGCGCTGTTCATCGCCGCCAGCGGCCCCGGCGACCTGACGCCGGTCACGATCAGCGACTACCAGGTGTGGCTGCTCGGCATCGGCACGACCGCCGGCATCGCCGTCCAGTCGCTGGTCCTGCTGCCTCTGCTGCGCAAGGCCGGCGTCCCGCTGCGCCCGCGCTGGGGTCTCCGCGGCACCGGGCTCGGGGAGGCCGGCTCGCTGGGCATGTGGGTGGTGGCCTACGCGGCGATCAGCCAGGTCGGCGTGATCATCGCGATGCGGGTGGCCAACTCCGCCGGCCGGCAGGGCGAGCTCGGGTCCAGCGCCTTCGCCATCGCCAGCCTGCTGTTCCAGATGCCCTACGGGATCATCGGCGTCGCGCTGCTGACGGCGCTGCTGCCGCGGATGAGCCGCGCCGCCGCCCGCCAGGACCTCGACGGCGTCGTCGCCGACCTCACCCTGGGCACCCGCCTGTCGGCCACCGGGCTGCTGCCGGTGACCGCGCTCCTGGTCGTGCTCGGGCCCGCGGTCGCGACCGCTGCCTTCGGCTGGGGCCGCACCAGCGCCGACGAGGCGCACTCGATCGGTGTCGCCCTCGCCTGGGGCGCCTTCGGGCTGCTCCCGATGGCGATCACGCTGCTGCAGCTGCGCGTCTTCTACGCCATGAAGGACGCCCGGACGCCGACGTTCATCCAGCTGGCCATGGTCGCCGTCCGCGTGCCGCTGCTGCTGCTGGTGCCCGCGCTGGTCAGCCCCGCGCACGTGGTCGCCGGGCTGATGATCGCCACCAGCACCACCTACCTGATGGGCTGGCTGGCCGGCAGCATCGCCCTGCACCGCAAGCTCGGCGTCCGCGCCGGTCCCGACGCCGGCCGCACGGTCGCCCGGATGACCCTGGTCTCGGTGGCCGCCGGCGTCCTGGGCTGGGCCGCGGTGTCCCTGGCCGGCCGGTCGCTCGGGGAATCCGTCCCGGGCTCGCTCGGGACCGTCGTCCTCGGTACCGTGGTCATCGGCAGCGCGGTGGTCGCGGGTGCCGTGGTGGTCGGCGTCCCCGAGGTGCGGGACGGCATGGCCGGTGTCCGGGCCCGGCTCGGGCGCTCACGGTGA